One part of the Alligator mississippiensis isolate rAllMis1 chromosome 3, rAllMis1, whole genome shotgun sequence genome encodes these proteins:
- the TMEM267 gene encoding transmembrane protein 267 yields MLHAMASETEKAHALLQTFSTASVISSLGLGFFCFVADQLQQFSYIQQNDWLRALSDNAVHGVVGMWSWAIVIGLRKKSDFTEVTLAGFLSSVIDVDHFFLAGSLSLKAALTLPRRPILHCSTVIPVMALTLKLIMHLFRLKDSWCFLPWMLFISWTSHHVRDGIRHGLWICPFGKTAPLPYWLYVAITASLPHLCSFIMYLTGTRELMSIKHGIHIDV; encoded by the exons ATGTTACATGCTATGGCATCTGAGACTGAAAAGGCCCATGCTCTTCTTCAAACTTTCAGCACAGCCTCAGTTATTTCCAGTCTAGGACTAGGGTTTTTCTGTTTTGTAGCAGACCAACTTCAGCAGTTTTCTTATATTCAGCAAAATGACTGGCTCCGAGCCCTCTCTGATAATGCAGTGCACGGTGTGGTGGGTatgtggtcctgggcaatagtgattGGACTCAGGAAGAAAAGTGATTTTACTGAAGTCACTTTAGCTGGTTTCCTCTCTTCTGTCATTGATGTGGATCACTTTTTTCTAGCTGGCTCTCTCTCACTCAAG GCTGCATTGACCCTTCCACGAAGACCAATTCTTCATTGTTCTACTGTGATTCCTGTCATGGCTCTGACATTAAAGCTTATTATGCACCTTTTCAGGCTCAAGGACTCATGGTGCTTTCTTCCTTGGATGCTGTTTATATCCTGGACTTCTCACCATGTTCGTGATGGAATTCGTCATGGCCTGTGGATCTGTCCATTTGGAAAAACTGCTCCCTTGCCATACTGGCTGTATGTAGCAATTACTGCATCTCTACCACATCTGTGTTCATTTATTATGTATTTAACAGGTACCAGAGAGCTGATGTCTATAAAACATGGAATTCACATTGATGTCTAA